One window from the genome of Micromonospora aurantiaca ATCC 27029 encodes:
- a CDS encoding SRPBCC family protein: MTGLTVSLPGDREIRLSRDFAAPRHLVFAAFTRPELLVRWWGARGWHLVECEVDLRVGGRWRFVSRGPDGDLMGQGGTYREVDPPARLVCTELFDDQSYPGETLVRHDFTGSADRTTVVTHLRYATAQGRDTVLRYPMTRGLGEAFDRLAAVLHTDSTTGATT, from the coding sequence GGCTCAGCCGCGACTTCGCCGCTCCGCGCCACCTCGTGTTCGCCGCCTTCACCCGCCCGGAGCTGCTGGTCCGCTGGTGGGGCGCCCGGGGCTGGCACCTCGTCGAGTGCGAGGTGGACCTGCGGGTGGGCGGGCGGTGGCGGTTCGTCTCCCGAGGCCCGGACGGCGATCTGATGGGCCAGGGCGGCACGTACCGGGAGGTCGACCCGCCGGCGCGGCTGGTCTGCACCGAACTCTTCGACGACCAGTCCTATCCGGGCGAGACGCTGGTCCGCCACGACTTCACCGGCTCGGCGGACCGGACCACAGTCGTCACCCACCTGCGGTACGCCACCGCGCAGGGGCGCGACACCGTCCTGCGCTACCCGATGACCCGCGGCCTGGGCGAGGCGTTCGACCGGCTCGCGGCAGTGCTGCACACCGATTCGACGACAGGAGCGACGACATGA